The Microterricola viridarii nucleotide sequence ACGGGGCGCGCTACCCGTGGGGCACCGAGCGCGAGGACTGGCGGATGAACATCTGGCAGGGCACCTTCCCCACGGTGAACACGCTGGACGACGGCTGGCTCACCACCGCGCCGGTGCGCAGTTTCACCCCCAACGCCTACGGGCTCTGGCAGACCGTCGGCAACGTCTGGGAGTGGTGCGCGGACTGGTTCGACCCCGGGTACTACGCCGCCTCGCCGAGCGAGAACCCGCGGGGCCCGGATTCTGGCGCGCTGCGCGTCATGCGCGGTGGGTCGTTCCTCTGCCACGACTCGTACTGCAATCGGTACCGCAATGCGGCCCGCTCGTCGAACACACCGGACTCGTCGATGTCCAACGCGGATTCCGCACCGTCGCCCGTGTCGCCCGCCGGTCGACGAGTAGGCACGGCTCGTCTGGTTGGCTTCGGTCGCACGCTGCCCGAGCCAACGGGGAATGCGAAAACCGCCGGTTGAGCGAACCCCGGCGGGATGCAACGAGGCCCGCTTCCCGCGGGAAGCCGGGCCTCGTGCGAGGTCTCGATACGCTCGTTCTCGTCACTCGACCAGCGAGTTCGGCTAGAGCACCTTGGAGAGGAACGCCTTCGTGCGCTGGTGCTGCGGGTTGGCGAGCACCTCGCGCGGGTCGCCGGCCTCGACGACGACGCCGCCGTCCATGAACACCAGGGTGTCGGCCACCTCGCGGGCGAAGCCATCTCGTGGGTGACGACGATCATCGTCATTCCCGACTTGGCGAGCTCCTTCATGACGTCGAGCACCTCGCCGACGAGCTCGGGGTCGAGCGCGCTGGTCGGCTCATCGAACAGCATGAGCTTGGGGTCCATGGCGAGTGCGCGCGCGATGGCCACGCGCTGCTGCTGGCCGCCCGAGAGGTGCGCCGGGTAATAGTCGGCCCGGTCGGCGAGACCGACGCGGTCCAGCAGCTCGCGTGCGCGCTTCTTCGACCACCGCCTTCTTCTGGCCCTTGACCCGGATCGGCGCCTCCATGATGTTCTCGATCGCCCGTCATGTGCGGGAACAGGTTGAAGCGCTGGAACACCATGCCGATGTCGCGGCGCTGCTTGGCGGCCTCCTTGGGGTGCAGCTCGTAGAGCTTGTCACCCGACTCGCGGAAGCCGACGAGCTGGCCGTCGACGCTGAGCCGCCCGGAGGAGAGCACCTCGAGGTGGTTGATGCAGCGCAGGAAGGTGGACTTGCCGGACCGCTGGGCCCGACGAGGCAGAGCACCTCGCCGTGCTTGACCTCGAGGGAGATCGACTTGAGCACCTCGTTGGAGCCGAAGCTCTTCGAGACGGCCTCGGCAACGACCATCGGCGCCGCGGGGGTGGCGGGTGCAGCAGACGTGTTGCTGCCGCTCAGGGTGTCGCTCATGAGCGGGTTCCTCCGTGTCCGGGGTCGATCGGCTGGTCGCCGGCATCCGCGCCCTGGACAGGGGCAGCGCCGGTGATGACGGTGGGCTGGTTGCCGCCGATGACGGGCAGGGTTCCGGTGGCCGTCGTGCCGCGGTCGGGGCGGCGGTCGCCGACGCCGCGGGCGAAGTAGCGCTCGAGGAAGTACTGGCCGACCATGAGCACCGAGGTGAAGGCGAGGTACAGATGGATGCCACAATGAGCAGCGGGATCGGGTTGAACGTCTCGGCCGAGATGTCGCGGGTGCGGCTGTACAACTCGGTGGAGAGCGGCACGGCCGTGACCAGCGAGGTGGTCTTCAGCATCGAGATGACCTCGTTGCCGGTCGGCGGATGATCACGCGCATGGCCTGGGGCAGGATCACCCGGCGCATGGTCTGGAACCAGCCATGCCGAGCGCGGTGGCCGCCTCCTCCTGACCCTTGTCGACGGAGAGCAGGCCGGCGCGCACGATCTCGGCCATGTACGCGGCCTCGTTGAGGGCGAGTCCGATCACGGCGAGCCAGAAGGCGCCGATCAGGTCGTTGGTGCTGAAGGTCACCCACGGCTCGCTGAACGGGAGGCCGATGTCGATCGTCTTGTAGATGATCGCGATGAGGCCCCAGAACACGAGCTGCACGTAGACCGGGGTGCCGCGGAAGATCCAGAGGTAGAAACCAGGCGACGCCCTTGACCACCGGGTTCGCGAGAGGCGCATGATCGCCAGCGACACACCGAGGATGATCGCGAAGAACATCGCGAGCACGGTGAGCTCGAGGGTGACGAGCGCCGCCGCCGAGACGCGGCTGTCGAAGAGGTACTTGCCACGGAGGGCCAGTCATAGGCCGGGCGCTGTGCCGCGTCGATGACGAAGAGCGCGAAGATCACCACGAGCACCACGGCGAAGGTGTTGCGCCAGGGGTGCTTCAGGCGGATGGCTTTGAGGGCGGAGGCGCCGCCAACGCCGTTCGGCGGCAGGGAATCCCCTGCCGCCGAACGGTGTGGTTCAGATGTTGTCATGAGTTATTTCTTTAGGAGGTTGCGACGTTGATGGTGATCGTGCTGATGCCGCCGTCCGAGACGCCCCAGCCGTCGAGGATCTTCTTGTAGCTGCCGTCGTCGACCATCGACTGGAGGGCGGCCTGCACGGCTTCGGCCATGCCGGAGTCCTTCGCGACGACGACACCGTACGGGGCGACGTCGAAGGTCTCGCCGGCGAGCTGGAGGGCGTCGCCGGTCTGGGAGATCGCGTAGAGGGTGACGGGCGAGTCGGCGCTCATCGCGTCAACCTGGCCGAGCTTGACGGCGTTCGTCGCGGCATCCTGCGTGTCGAACTGCTTCTTGTCGATGGGCGCCTTGCCGGCGGCGACACAGGCCTCGCTCTTGGCGGGAACCTCATCGGTGTCCTCGTAGGTGGTGGCCTGCACGGCGACCTTGAGGCCACAGGCGTTGTCGGGGTCGACGTCATTGCCCTTGGCCGAGGCCCACTGGATGCCGGCGTTGAAGTAGTTGACAAAGTCGACCTGCTTCATCCGCTCCTCGGTGATGGTGAAGCTGGACATGCCGATGTCGGCCTTGCCTCCGGTGACGCTCGGGATGATGTTGTCGAACTTCGAAACCTGGAACTCGGGGGTCAGCCCAAGCTTGCCGGCGATGCCCTCTGCCAGCTCTGCACCCCAGCCGATCGGGTTGCCGTCGGCGTCCTTGAACTCGTTGGGCGCGTAGGTCGGGTCGATGCCGATGATGAGCTTGCCATTGGCGCCAACGCCCTCGGGCAGCAGCGCCGCCGCTGCGTCGTCCTTGGCGATGGCCGGAGCGCTCTCGTTGCCACCCGTGCTCGGGCTGGAGTTGTCTACACAGCCAGAGAGCAGAAGCACGGCGGCTGCTGCGAGGGCGGGAACGGCGTAACGAAGTCTCATTGCGGAATCCTCTACTCTAGGGTCGGTCCCCACATCGTTGTGGACGTGACCTTTTCTCGGGTGAGTTTGAGCATA carries:
- a CDS encoding ABC transporter substrate-binding protein; the encoded protein is MRLRYAVPALAAAAVLLLSGCVDNSSPSTGGNESAPAIAKDDAAAALLPEGVGANGKLIIGIDPTYAPNEFKDADGNPIGWGAELAEGIAGKLGLTPEFQVSKFDNIIPSVTGGKADIGMSSFTITEERMKQVDFVNYFNAGIQWASAKGNDVDPDNACGLKVAVQATTYEDTDEVPAKSEACVAAGKAPIDKKQFDTQDAATNAVKLGQVDAMSADSPVTLYAISQTGDALQLAGETFDVAPYGVVVAKDSGMAEAVQAALQSMVDDGSYKKILDGWGVSDGGISTITINVATS
- a CDS encoding ABC transporter permease subunit, coding for MFFAIILGVSLAIMRLSRTRWSRASPGFYLWIFRGTPVYVQLVFWGLIAIIYKTIDIGLPFSEPWVTFSTNDLIGAFWLAVIGLALNEAAYMAEIVRAGLLSVDKGQEEAATALGMAGSRPCAG